A genomic segment from Papilio machaon chromosome 10, ilPapMach1.1, whole genome shotgun sequence encodes:
- the LOC106713341 gene encoding nucleolar protein 12, whose amino-acid sequence MGKRKTKNTEKKKIKLVFDESKRKEFLCGFRKRKLERKKKAKEEMERMLKEEKKRIRQENKESYKKLVVSSRPIPDIEQLLQEEYEDEDVNVKIVELSADTLQKKDIVIGDNKPKQSVDKVINTKKKKELPQNVPGMGSDEESVDEASEADADVIDTNETKLKTKKEVKQMLKRQATKKIQKSKVFQMKSKLDRIQNKKKSQQKKGHMAKIKKTDSKKNKTRKKSHKKKQVK is encoded by the exons ATGGGTAAaagaaaaacgaaaaatactGAAAAGAAGAAGATTAAACTAGTTTTTGATGAAAGCAAAAGAAA AGAATTTTTATGTGGTTTTCGTAAACGTAAACTCGAAAGGAAAAAGAAGGCGAAAGAGGAAATGGAACGAATGTtgaaagaagaaaagaaacgAATCAGGCAAGAg AATAAGGAATCATACAAAAAACTCGTGGTATCGAGCCGCCCTATACCTGATATTGAGCAGCTACTTCAGGAAGAATATGAAGATGAGGATGTCAATGTAAAAATAGTTGAGCTGTCAGCAGATACTCTGCAGAAAAAAGATATTGTCATAGGAGATAACAAACCAAAACAAAGTGTTGACAAAGTTAtcaatacaaagaaaaagaaagaattaCCACAAAATGTGCCAGGTATGGGTTCTGATGAAGAAAGTGTTGATGAGGCTTCAGAAGCAGATGCTGATGTTATTGATACAAATGAAACTAAGCTTAAAACGAAAAAGGAGGTAAAACAAATGCTAAAAAGGCAAGCCACCAAGAAGATTCAAAAGAGTAAAGTATTTCAAATGAAGAGTAAATTAGATAGGatacaaaataagaaaaaatctcAACAAAAGAAAGGTCATatggcaaaaataaaaaagacagattcaaaaaagaataaaacaagGAAAAAGAGTCATAAAAAGAAgcaagtgaaataa
- the LOC106713340 gene encoding endonuclease III-like protein 1: protein KEENSSKIDLNKFKFEKKPTIKIEFENDEETQKTDYKSLWEPPNWRHFLDNLRMMRSNNDAPVDSMGCHMTMDENAPPKVIRYQTLISLMLSSQTKDQVTFAAMERLKERGLTVDNVLAMTDDELGKLIYPVGFWKTKVKYIKKTTQTLKDQYDGDIPNSVEKLCKLTGVGPKMAHICMKVAWDKVTGIGVDTHVHRISNRIGWVKKPTVTPEDTRKALESWLPFELWSEVNHLMVGFGQTICLPLGPSCDKCLNKDICPSSGKLKRSSPNKKSPIKNTLETNSELNITEEPLKLPQKIKVECLKVEEKDVGFQCQSQNVSISELEPKDKTVVSSQKRQLKRQSPRNKISNENETLTDVKESKINLRVKKKKSYKD from the exons aaggaagaaaataGTTCAAAGATCGaccttaataaatttaaatttgaaaagaaaccaacaataaaaattgagTTTGAGAACGATGAGGAAACACAGAAAACA GACTATAAAAGCCTATGGGAACCACCGAATTGGAGACATTTTCTGGACAACTTGAGGATGATGCGCTCCAATAATGATGCTCCAGTGGACTCAATGGGTTGTCATATGACCATGGATGAGAATGCACCACCTAAA gtAATAAGATATCAAACACTTATATCCCTAATGTTATCAAGTCAAACAAAGGATCAAGTAACATTTGCTGCCATGGAGAGACTAAAAGAAAGAGGCTTGACGGTTGACAATGTTCTTGCAATGACAGACGATGAATtgggaaaattaatttatcctGTTGGTTTTTGGAAA ACAAAAGTGAAATACATAAAGAAAACAACACAAACACTGAAGGATCAATATGATGGTGATATACCAAATTCCGTGGAAAAACTTTGCAAGCTTACTGGTGTGGGTCCAAAAATGGCACACATTTGCATGAAAGTAGCCTGGGATAAGGTGACTGGTATTG GTGTTGATACTCATGTTCACAGAATAAGTAACAGAATTGGTTGGGTCAAAAAACCAACCGTCACACCAGAGGATACACGAAAAGCTCTTGAATCTTGGCTCCCATTTGAATTATGGAGTGAAGTAAATCACCTAATGGTAGGATTTGGTCAAACTATTTGCTTGCCACTTGGACCTTCATGTGATAAATGTTTGAACAAAGATATTTGCCCATCAagtggaaaattaaaaagatcatccccaaataaaaaatcaccaataaaaaatacactagAAACTAATTCTGAATTAAATATCACAGAAGAACCATTGAAGTtaccacaaaaaataaaagttgaatGCTTAAAAGTTGAAGAAAAAGATGTTGGTTTCCAATGTCAATCACAAAATGTTTCAATATCTGAACTTGAACCTAAAGATAAAACTGTTGTGTCATCACAAAAAAGACAATTAAAAAGACAATCtccaagaaataaaataagcaatGAGAATGAAACTTTAACTGATGTAAAGGAATCTAAGATTAATTTAAGagtaaaaaagaagaaatcaTATAAGGATTAG